One window from the genome of uncultured Cohaesibacter sp. encodes:
- a CDS encoding heavy metal translocating P-type ATPase, with amino-acid sequence MIATDSVERDWSTFSETLPDGKQKLALAVEGIYCPACMTRIEKGLMDLDGVANARVNLSSHRLAVTWQPGETDPDKLLARLNDLGYGAHPFDPGRIKTEEKKENQRLLRALAVAGFAAMNVMLLSISVWSGNVSDITPETRDFFHWLSAAITLPAAAYAGQPFFSSAWRVLRKGHLNMDVPISIGVILALFLSLLQTIQHELEAYFESALMLLFFLLIGRWLDHMMRLKTRSFAENLTALKAETAMKLFADGALREVPLSKIEPGDRVLVRPGERVSVDGTVLTGTSQIDQSLVTGETVLVEVGEGDAVYAGTLNGENGLTISVTAAAKGTLLDEVNRLIEDAMEARSRYRKLADRAADLYAPIVHTASALTFLGWWLWGIGWQPSLVIAISVLIITCPCALGLAIPAVQVVASGSLFRNQVLLNRSDALERFAKVDTIVFDKTGTLTRPSPGIVNKEACDPESLNLAIALAKSSSHPLSAALAAMDRRIRPIAEATEEKGKGMKAQVEGEELRLGSPAFCEAEAEAELVRAAHPSASLLAFRREGQAPVVFALEQQLRSDAVEVIEALKARGMELMILSGDQARAVAEIAEQLGIERYHAGITPTDKIALIEAEKALGKAVMMVGDGLNDAPALAAADVSISPVTAAHVSQAAADALFLGEKLAPVLQTIDVGKRAGRIMQENLWAATLYNVIAVPFAIAGFVTPLIAALAMSGSSLVVTLNALRARAKGDPWFTDNVGFDEAMKDRQPDRGA; translated from the coding sequence ATGATTGCAACTGATAGTGTAGAGCGCGATTGGTCGACCTTCTCCGAAACGCTGCCCGACGGCAAGCAGAAACTGGCCCTTGCCGTTGAGGGCATCTATTGCCCCGCCTGCATGACACGCATCGAAAAGGGCCTGATGGATCTCGACGGGGTTGCCAACGCGCGGGTCAATCTCTCCTCTCATCGCCTCGCGGTCACGTGGCAGCCGGGCGAGACCGATCCGGACAAGTTGCTCGCTCGCCTCAATGATTTGGGCTATGGCGCTCATCCCTTCGATCCCGGTCGCATCAAGACCGAGGAGAAGAAGGAAAACCAGCGCCTGCTGCGGGCCCTCGCGGTGGCCGGTTTCGCCGCCATGAATGTCATGTTGCTGTCGATCTCGGTCTGGTCGGGCAATGTCTCGGACATCACCCCCGAAACGAGGGACTTCTTCCATTGGCTGTCTGCAGCAATCACCCTGCCTGCTGCGGCCTATGCCGGTCAGCCTTTCTTCAGCTCCGCATGGCGGGTGTTGCGCAAGGGCCATCTCAACATGGATGTGCCGATTTCCATCGGCGTCATTCTGGCGCTCTTCCTCTCGCTGCTCCAGACCATCCAGCACGAACTCGAAGCCTATTTCGAGAGCGCGCTGATGCTGCTCTTCTTCCTGCTGATCGGTCGCTGGCTCGATCACATGATGCGCCTGAAGACCCGCTCCTTTGCCGAGAATCTGACGGCGCTCAAGGCCGAAACCGCCATGAAGCTATTCGCCGACGGAGCCCTGCGTGAGGTGCCTCTGTCCAAAATCGAACCAGGCGACCGGGTTCTGGTACGCCCCGGCGAGCGGGTGTCGGTGGATGGCACGGTCCTTACTGGCACCTCGCAAATTGATCAGAGCCTTGTCACTGGCGAAACGGTGCTCGTCGAGGTGGGCGAGGGCGATGCCGTCTATGCCGGTACGCTGAATGGCGAGAACGGATTGACCATCTCGGTCACGGCCGCGGCCAAGGGAACCCTGCTCGACGAAGTCAACCGCCTCATCGAGGACGCCATGGAAGCCCGCTCGCGCTATCGAAAGCTCGCCGACCGCGCTGCCGATCTCTACGCCCCGATCGTTCACACGGCTTCGGCCCTGACCTTCCTTGGCTGGTGGCTTTGGGGCATCGGCTGGCAGCCTTCGCTGGTGATCGCCATTTCGGTGTTGATCATTACCTGCCCCTGCGCGCTGGGGCTTGCCATTCCGGCAGTGCAGGTGGTGGCCTCCGGCTCACTGTTCCGCAATCAGGTTCTGCTCAATCGCTCCGACGCGCTCGAGCGCTTTGCCAAGGTCGACACCATCGTCTTTGACAAGACCGGCACTTTGACACGCCCGAGCCCGGGCATCGTCAACAAAGAGGCTTGCGATCCCGAAAGCCTCAATCTGGCGATAGCCCTTGCCAAGTCCTCAAGCCACCCGCTTTCGGCCGCGCTTGCCGCCATGGATCGCCGCATCAGGCCGATTGCCGAGGCGACCGAGGAGAAGGGCAAGGGGATGAAAGCCCAGGTCGAGGGCGAAGAGCTGCGTCTCGGGTCTCCCGCCTTTTGTGAGGCCGAAGCCGAGGCCGAATTGGTAAGGGCAGCGCACCCGAGCGCATCGCTTTTGGCGTTCCGCCGAGAAGGGCAGGCTCCTGTGGTTTTCGCCCTCGAGCAGCAGTTGCGCTCCGACGCGGTCGAGGTCATTGAGGCCCTCAAAGCGAGGGGCATGGAGTTGATGATCCTTTCCGGGGATCAGGCCCGAGCGGTCGCCGAGATCGCCGAACAGCTTGGTATCGAACGATACCATGCCGGGATCACGCCCACCGACAAGATTGCCCTCATCGAGGCCGAGAAGGCCCTCGGCAAGGCAGTCATGATGGTGGGCGATGGCCTCAACGATGCCCCGGCTCTTGCAGCCGCGGACGTGTCGATCTCGCCGGTAACCGCCGCTCATGTCTCGCAGGCCGCAGCGGACGCGCTGTTCCTAGGCGAAAAGCTCGCCCCGGTGCTGCAGACCATCGATGTCGGCAAGCGGGCGGGCAGGATCATGCAGGAGAATCTCTGGGCAGCAACGCTCTACAATGTCATTGCGGTGCCCTTTGCGATCGCCGGGTTCGTCACGCCGCTGATTGCTGCGCTCGCCATGTCCGGGTCAAGCCTCGTGGTCACGCTCAATGCCCTGCGCGCCCGCGCCAAGGGCGACCCGTGGTTTACAGACAATGTGGGCTTTGACGAAGCCATGAAGGATCGGCAGCCGGACCGGGGCGCATGA
- the ccoS gene encoding cbb3-type cytochrome oxidase assembly protein CcoS — protein MSALLFLIPVALFLGGLGLAAFLWSLKSNQYEDIQGAAYRILDDDDLSAEEQAKINAKPRSKDAG, from the coding sequence ATGAGCGCGCTGCTATTTCTCATTCCTGTTGCTCTGTTTCTCGGGGGCCTGGGTCTCGCCGCTTTTTTGTGGTCGCTGAAATCCAACCAGTATGAGGATATTCAGGGTGCGGCCTACAGGATCCTCGATGATGACGACCTCTCAGCCGAAGAACAGGCCAAGATCAACGCCAAGCCACGCAGCAAGGATGCTGGATAG
- a CDS encoding DedA family protein, with translation MTDTILALIPTYGLWVIFFTVVLSCLAVPVPASMLVLSSGAFAASGDVELYHALLVAFSAGVVGDQSNYGLARMAGSPVLKRLRGSEKVDGMIERAEVMFRKRGILAVFLSRTVFSPVGPWMTMLCGSMKVKWAHFSLASVLGSACWVVAYVMMGYYFADRLTELAELASQGIGFIAAFGVAISAGWWLRHSWKRYRETSQEKDLVVSADEDAVAETQLQANADTI, from the coding sequence ATGACCGACACCATTCTGGCGTTGATCCCGACATACGGCCTCTGGGTGATCTTTTTCACGGTCGTGCTGAGTTGTCTGGCGGTGCCGGTACCCGCGTCCATGCTGGTTCTGTCTTCCGGTGCCTTTGCTGCCTCCGGTGACGTGGAACTTTATCACGCTCTTCTGGTTGCATTTTCTGCAGGGGTTGTGGGCGATCAGTCCAACTATGGCCTTGCCCGCATGGCGGGGTCGCCCGTCCTCAAACGCCTGAGGGGCTCGGAGAAGGTCGACGGCATGATCGAACGGGCCGAAGTCATGTTCCGTAAGCGGGGCATTCTTGCCGTCTTCCTTTCACGCACCGTTTTCAGCCCGGTTGGTCCATGGATGACCATGCTCTGCGGTTCCATGAAGGTCAAATGGGCGCATTTCTCTCTGGCCTCCGTGCTGGGTTCCGCCTGTTGGGTGGTGGCCTATGTCATGATGGGCTACTATTTCGCCGACCGTCTGACCGAACTTGCTGAGCTGGCAAGTCAGGGCATCGGCTTCATCGCCGCTTTCGGTGTCGCGATCAGCGCGGGATGGTGGCTGCGACACAGCTGGAAACGCTATCGCGAAACAAGTCAAGAAAAGGACCTTGTGGTCTCTGCCGATGAAGATGCCGTGGCAGAGACGCAACTTCAAGCCAATGCTGATACCATTTGA
- a CDS encoding LysE family translocator — MLIPFDTLALFLAASLALGVAPGPDNIFVLTQSALFGRRAGLLVTLGLCTGLLVHTAAVTFGIAVLFQTSELAFNGLKFAGAAYLLYLAWGAFRARGTDLDGEAGAGTGISPLALYGRGIVMNVTNPKVAIFFLAFLPQFADPARGSLSLQLFLFGLLFILATIVVFSLIAFGAGALGGWLRASSRAQVIMNRIAGLVFVALAARLMMAQR; from the coding sequence ATGCTGATACCATTTGATACGCTCGCCCTGTTCCTAGCCGCGTCCCTCGCGCTGGGGGTGGCACCCGGCCCGGACAATATCTTCGTGCTCACCCAGTCGGCCCTGTTCGGTCGCCGCGCGGGCCTGCTGGTTACTCTGGGGCTCTGCACGGGGCTTCTCGTTCACACCGCAGCCGTGACCTTCGGCATCGCGGTGCTGTTCCAGACCTCCGAGTTGGCCTTCAATGGCCTCAAATTCGCCGGTGCGGCCTATCTTCTCTATCTGGCATGGGGCGCGTTCCGCGCCAGAGGAACCGATCTGGATGGCGAGGCAGGGGCTGGGACGGGCATCAGCCCGCTGGCGCTCTATGGACGCGGCATCGTGATGAATGTCACCAATCCGAAGGTGGCGATCTTCTTTCTCGCCTTCCTGCCCCAATTCGCCGACCCTGCTCGGGGCTCCTTGTCGTTACAGCTTTTTCTCTTCGGGCTGCTGTTCATTCTGGCGACCATTGTCGTCTTCAGCCTCATCGCCTTCGGGGCAGGAGCACTCGGCGGTTGGTTGCGCGCCTCATCCCGCGCGCAAGTCATCATGAACCGCATTGCCGGGCTGGTCTTCGTGGCGCTCGCCGCCCGCCTGATGATGGCCCAGCGCTGA
- the hemA gene encoding 5-aminolevulinate synthase: protein MKYLEFFENAVSSLKTEKRYRIFADLERQAGRFPRAIWRAENGLEREIMVWCSNDYLGMGQHPDVIEAMSDTAHKMGTGAGGTRNISGTNHPLVQLEAELADLHAKESALVFTSGFVSNEAAISTIAKLLPNCLILSDQLNHASMIAGVKSSGVQKQVWRHNDVEHLEELLAAAGKDRAKLIVFESVYSMDGDIAPIKEIADLAEKYNAMTYIDEVHAVGMYGPRGAGICEREGLMDRIDIIEGTLAKAYGTLGGYITGKSAIIDAVRSYAPGFIFTTAMPPAIAAAARTSVRHLKESQSERDGQQRQAARTKAVLSEAGLPVMPSETHIVPLFVGDPDLCKKASDILLEQHGIYIQPINYPTVPRGTERLRITPTPFHDDELVNRLRAALVDVWERLELPYIAPGSFYNLNEPVAQEVFEAAGG, encoded by the coding sequence ATGAAGTATCTCGAGTTCTTCGAAAATGCCGTGTCTTCCCTGAAGACGGAAAAGCGTTATCGCATCTTTGCTGATCTGGAACGTCAGGCTGGCAGATTTCCACGGGCCATCTGGCGCGCTGAGAACGGACTCGAAAGAGAGATCATGGTCTGGTGTTCCAACGATTATCTGGGCATGGGGCAGCATCCCGACGTGATCGAAGCCATGAGCGACACCGCCCACAAGATGGGCACTGGCGCTGGTGGAACGCGCAATATCTCGGGCACCAACCATCCGCTGGTCCAGCTTGAAGCCGAACTCGCCGATCTGCATGCCAAGGAATCCGCCCTCGTTTTCACGTCCGGTTTCGTCTCCAACGAAGCGGCGATCTCGACCATCGCCAAGCTGTTGCCGAATTGCCTCATTCTGTCCGACCAGCTCAACCATGCCTCGATGATCGCTGGCGTGAAGAGCTCTGGCGTTCAGAAACAGGTCTGGCGGCACAATGACGTCGAGCATCTGGAAGAATTGCTGGCAGCGGCTGGCAAGGACCGCGCCAAGCTGATCGTGTTCGAATCCGTCTATTCGATGGATGGTGACATTGCGCCGATCAAGGAAATCGCTGATCTGGCCGAAAAATACAATGCCATGACCTATATCGATGAAGTCCATGCTGTCGGCATGTATGGCCCACGCGGCGCAGGCATCTGCGAACGCGAAGGTCTGATGGACCGGATCGACATCATCGAGGGCACGCTGGCCAAGGCCTACGGCACGCTTGGTGGTTACATCACCGGCAAATCCGCCATCATTGATGCGGTGCGCTCCTATGCGCCGGGCTTCATCTTCACCACCGCCATGCCGCCAGCCATCGCAGCGGCCGCGCGCACCTCGGTTCGCCATCTCAAGGAAAGCCAGTCAGAGCGCGACGGCCAGCAGCGTCAGGCTGCCCGCACCAAGGCCGTTCTGTCGGAGGCAGGCCTTCCGGTCATGCCGTCCGAGACCCATATCGTACCGCTGTTTGTTGGCGATCCTGACCTTTGCAAGAAGGCATCGGATATCCTGCTTGAACAGCACGGCATCTATATCCAGCCGATCAACTATCCGACCGTTCCGCGCGGCACCGAGCGTCTTCGCATCACGCCGACCCCGTTCCATGATGACGAGCTCGTCAATCGCCTCCGCGCCGCACTGGTCGATGTCTGGGAACGCCTCGAGCTGCCCTATATCGCGCCGGGCTCCTTCTACAATCTCAACGAACCGGTGGCTCAGGAGGTGTTCGAGGCCGCAGGCGGTTGA
- a CDS encoding radical SAM protein — MQFHVALITPSRYDKDGYVQQWRRPAMVTQAQAAIKALLADCNKRDVLGSDVEITSEDHYEIFKPVPVEGIVKRIREAGQGAVFLTGILSSFYPRALDLARMFRDEGIQVVIGGVHVNGVLALFDDMSYGLQEAIDMGAILFAGQAEGHLDDLLSDLMTGNTKELYNHLNELADLRNVPLPDYDVETIKASTTGILPIETSRGCPFKCTFCCIPNTQGVKMQMRDPKAIADYVLKYSKKGVRSFFLSDDNIARNKEWADVFDALAKVRQKHKLKYHMIIEADTVAYKIPGFVQKARAAGVTDVFLGLESIDPDTIKAAGKKHNRAANVREMFAAWYEAGCVTMSGFIIGFPGDTANKIRSNVETLVEEYTGEIFTLSVLTPLPGSVDHKRLSDAGTYMDPDLNNYDLGHVVFNHEDLPRKEFDKLKPSVLRKLYSFRRTWHVMKQGLSNPSNPVTNYSWSVALTLGYRVVGDGVYEMGFGRYRSRHLRRPGLPKEAAIIFYPKYFLKDAGFLALAGLNVLVLKILLKSARRHVEKQKQPHAMLQPAE, encoded by the coding sequence ATGCAATTCCACGTCGCGCTCATCACACCGTCCCGGTATGACAAGGATGGATATGTCCAGCAATGGAGACGCCCTGCGATGGTCACGCAGGCGCAGGCCGCCATCAAGGCGTTGCTGGCCGATTGCAACAAGCGGGATGTGCTTGGCAGTGATGTCGAGATCACCTCGGAAGACCATTACGAGATCTTCAAGCCGGTCCCCGTCGAGGGCATCGTCAAACGCATTCGCGAGGCAGGGCAGGGAGCGGTGTTCCTGACCGGCATTCTGTCATCCTTCTATCCCCGGGCGCTCGATCTGGCGCGCATGTTCCGAGACGAGGGAATTCAGGTCGTGATCGGTGGTGTGCATGTGAATGGTGTGCTGGCGCTGTTCGATGACATGTCTTACGGCCTGCAGGAGGCCATCGACATGGGTGCGATCCTCTTCGCCGGTCAGGCCGAGGGACATCTGGACGACTTGCTCAGTGATCTCATGACGGGCAACACCAAGGAACTCTACAATCACCTCAATGAGCTGGCCGACCTGCGCAATGTGCCGCTGCCGGATTATGACGTCGAGACGATCAAGGCGAGCACCACCGGCATCCTGCCCATCGAGACCAGCCGCGGCTGCCCGTTCAAATGCACTTTCTGCTGCATTCCCAACACTCAAGGGGTAAAGATGCAGATGCGCGATCCCAAGGCGATTGCGGACTATGTGCTGAAATATTCCAAGAAGGGCGTGCGCAGTTTCTTCCTCTCGGACGACAACATCGCCCGCAACAAGGAATGGGCGGATGTCTTTGATGCGCTTGCCAAAGTCAGGCAGAAGCATAAGCTCAAGTATCACATGATCATCGAGGCGGACACTGTGGCCTACAAGATCCCCGGCTTCGTTCAGAAGGCACGGGCTGCCGGCGTGACGGACGTCTTTCTCGGGCTCGAGTCGATCGACCCGGACACGATCAAGGCCGCTGGCAAGAAGCACAATCGGGCTGCCAATGTCAGGGAGATGTTCGCCGCCTGGTACGAGGCAGGATGCGTGACCATGTCCGGCTTCATCATCGGCTTTCCCGGCGACACGGCAAACAAGATCCGCAGCAATGTCGAGACCCTCGTCGAGGAATATACCGGCGAGATCTTCACCCTGTCCGTGCTGACGCCCTTGCCCGGTTCGGTCGATCACAAGCGTCTGTCGGACGCGGGTACTTACATGGACCCCGACCTCAACAATTATGATCTTGGCCACGTTGTCTTCAATCACGAGGATCTGCCGCGCAAGGAATTCGACAAGCTCAAGCCGAGCGTTCTGCGCAAACTCTATTCCTTCCGCCGCACATGGCATGTCATGAAGCAGGGTCTCAGCAATCCGTCTAACCCGGTCACCAACTATTCCTGGTCGGTCGCTCTCACGCTGGGCTATCGCGTGGTGGGGGATGGTGTCTATGAGATGGGCTTCGGCCGTTATCGCAGCCGTCATTTGCGCCGTCCCGGCCTACCCAAGGAAGCGGCCATCATCTTCTATCCGAAATATTTTCTCAAGGATGCAGGCTTTCTCGCGCTCGCGGGCCTCAACGTTCTTGTCCTCAAGATTCTGCTCAAATCGGCAAGGCGGCATGTCGAAAAACAGAAGCAGCCGCATGCCATGTTGCAACCGGCAGAATAA
- a CDS encoding response regulator, translated as MSVTVLSALRVLVIEDSAYMRTIIRTILQGLGVREIFEAEDGGVGLEKLEQLSPDVVIIDWVLPILDGPELVRLVRNPNHPMGTVPIIMISSYAEKHRIMEAKQLGVHEFLRKPFSAKDMYFRMVAATSMERPFVRTDTYYGPAPREAVTRRTGDGLTDAQGSGVSMPTAFA; from the coding sequence ATGTCTGTAACTGTGCTTTCGGCCCTCAGGGTTCTGGTGATCGAGGACAGCGCCTACATGCGCACGATCATCCGCACGATTCTACAGGGCCTCGGCGTCCGTGAAATTTTCGAGGCAGAGGACGGTGGTGTCGGCCTTGAAAAGCTCGAGCAGCTGTCTCCGGATGTCGTCATCATCGACTGGGTTCTGCCCATTCTCGACGGGCCGGAACTGGTGCGTCTGGTGCGCAACCCCAACCATCCGATGGGGACCGTGCCGATCATCATGATCTCTTCCTACGCAGAAAAGCATCGCATCATGGAAGCCAAGCAACTGGGCGTACATGAATTCCTGCGCAAGCCATTCTCGGCAAAGGATATGTATTTCCGCATGGTTGCGGCCACCTCCATGGAGCGCCCATTCGTGCGTACCGACACCTACTATGGTCCGGCCCCGAGGGAAGCGGTCACGCGCAGAACCGGCGATGGCCTCACCGATGCACAGGGCTCCGGTGTCTCCATGCCGACGGCCTTCGCTTAG
- a CDS encoding AAA family ATPase — translation MEWSQQQDAALKAVGEWIAKGDEPIFRLFGYAGTGKTTLARHLAEGVDGTVLFGAFTGKAAQVLRQKGCPGASTIHAMIYRPDTREEEDQEGDVPAFVINRDSPAHDADLIIIDECSMVDEMLGSDLLSFRKPILVLGDPAQLPPVSGGGFFTEAEPDMMLTEIHRQAQDNPIVRLAQEVREGGTPDYGDYGSVQVIGRRTLETEQVLKADQVLVGRNVTRQKYNKRLRELKDFEGPYPQVGDKLVCLRNNHQKGLLNGGIWMVDKVTSRVGKDIKMRVSPELNHELSGRVPLKVPKALFEDHEGELPWTVRKQGDAFDYGYALTVHKAQGSQWDDVMLFDESWAFRDHRQRWLYTGVTRAAERLTIVR, via the coding sequence ATGGAGTGGTCGCAACAACAGGACGCCGCGCTCAAGGCCGTTGGCGAGTGGATCGCCAAAGGTGACGAGCCCATCTTCCGGCTGTTCGGCTATGCCGGTACCGGCAAGACGACGCTCGCCCGGCATCTTGCCGAAGGGGTGGACGGGACCGTTCTCTTTGGTGCCTTCACCGGCAAGGCCGCGCAGGTGCTGCGCCAGAAGGGCTGCCCGGGGGCCAGTACGATCCACGCCATGATCTACCGGCCCGACACGCGCGAGGAGGAGGATCAGGAGGGCGATGTTCCTGCCTTCGTCATCAATCGCGACAGTCCGGCCCATGATGCGGATCTGATTATCATCGACGAGTGTTCGATGGTTGACGAGATGCTGGGCTCGGACCTGCTCTCCTTTCGCAAGCCCATCCTTGTGCTCGGAGATCCGGCCCAGTTGCCACCGGTTTCGGGGGGCGGCTTCTTTACCGAAGCAGAGCCGGACATGATGCTCACGGAGATTCACCGGCAGGCGCAAGACAATCCGATCGTGCGACTGGCTCAGGAGGTTCGCGAAGGCGGAACGCCCGACTACGGCGACTATGGCTCCGTACAGGTGATCGGGCGGCGCACCCTCGAAACCGAGCAGGTTCTTAAGGCGGATCAGGTGCTCGTCGGGCGCAATGTGACCCGGCAGAAGTACAACAAGCGTCTGAGGGAGTTGAAGGATTTCGAAGGCCCCTACCCGCAGGTCGGCGACAAGCTGGTCTGTCTGCGCAACAATCACCAGAAGGGGCTGTTGAATGGTGGCATCTGGATGGTCGACAAGGTCACGAGCCGGGTCGGCAAGGACATCAAGATGCGGGTGTCACCCGAACTCAACCATGAACTCTCGGGCCGTGTGCCCCTGAAAGTGCCCAAAGCGCTGTTCGAGGACCATGAGGGTGAATTGCCCTGGACGGTCCGCAAGCAGGGGGATGCCTTCGACTATGGCTATGCCCTGACGGTACACAAGGCGCAGGGCTCGCAATGGGATGACGTGATGCTGTTCGATGAGAGCTGGGCGTTTCGGGATCATCGCCAGCGCTGGCTCTATACCGGAGTGACGCGCGCAGCAGAGCGCCTGACAATCGTCCGGTAG
- a CDS encoding TetR family transcriptional regulator: MGRPKEFDLDKVLTAASNCFWADGIARTSISSLVEAMKIQRSSFYNSFNSREGILATVMERYIASSPLQMLMSPAVQSSQTKPDLLLVDFILDFSSFLAHEGRGRGCLFFNGLSELTPQNESAYEIYQDYYLQLADGISHLIKRIEAENPAASAAGTISFDHLLCIFIGLAHFSRIDATEQRLTKIGLDQLAGLSPHFAALIRSQSRPLEALRQSEEAEKKLMNA; this comes from the coding sequence ATGGGGAGACCTAAAGAATTCGATCTCGACAAAGTCCTGACAGCAGCCAGCAACTGTTTTTGGGCAGATGGAATTGCAAGAACATCGATCAGTTCACTGGTCGAGGCAATGAAAATCCAACGTTCGAGTTTCTACAATAGTTTCAATTCCCGCGAGGGAATTCTGGCAACGGTTATGGAGCGTTACATCGCGTCATCACCCTTGCAGATGTTGATGAGCCCAGCGGTGCAGTCCAGTCAGACAAAGCCTGATTTGCTGCTGGTCGATTTCATCCTCGACTTCAGCAGTTTTCTCGCTCATGAAGGTCGAGGACGGGGCTGTCTGTTCTTCAACGGGCTCAGTGAGCTGACGCCACAGAACGAGAGCGCCTACGAGATCTATCAGGACTACTACTTACAGCTAGCCGATGGCATTTCTCATCTCATCAAGCGGATCGAAGCCGAAAATCCGGCTGCGAGCGCAGCAGGCACGATCAGCTTTGATCACCTGTTGTGCATCTTCATCGGTCTTGCGCACTTCTCGCGGATTGATGCGACCGAACAGCGGCTGACAAAAATCGGGCTCGACCAGCTCGCCGGACTTTCACCGCACTTTGCGGCACTCATCCGGTCTCAGTCCCGCCCTCTCGAAGCCTTGCGGCAGTCGGAGGAAGCGGAAAAGAAGCTGATGAATGCCTGA
- a CDS encoding DegT/DnrJ/EryC1/StrS family aminotransferase produces MSSKFSSKPLARSLYSGMTPPINGSDPSGQEPTQDAIDLLHAHFRGCHVHLASGWSTALYAAFLVLGLGPDDEVILPALAPVGIAHAVQLTGARPVFVDVSHDRLLLSLEAVATALTDKTRIVVVSHLYGQIARTEALNTLLKDRGIAIVEDGSDAFTALGTLEAPAEHCDMLVACLPGLRESEGDLPGFIVTRTQRYHQLLDIWTRQTDVSERIFSEEDPEMPEAPFIDLIAGLNLVDDKRLCHALNSLPDLQQTIDQQVALYDELLDGLPVRRLGTRTESPRHLVSYPIHIQAQHRDGLFEKIRLEGFEVYRSYRNLSELQFFSRQVSQPICPVASKWSYGAFSLPTGPHIGRREQHFLVQSVKNYFEQT; encoded by the coding sequence ATGTCTTCTAAGTTCTCCTCAAAACCACTTGCCCGTTCTCTCTATTCCGGGATGACTCCTCCTATCAATGGCAGCGATCCGTCTGGTCAGGAACCAACGCAGGATGCCATTGATCTGCTGCATGCCCACTTCAGGGGCTGCCATGTCCATCTCGCCTCGGGTTGGTCGACGGCGCTTTATGCGGCCTTTCTGGTTCTGGGGCTTGGGCCGGATGATGAAGTCATTCTGCCTGCGCTGGCTCCGGTCGGCATCGCCCATGCGGTGCAGCTCACCGGTGCGCGCCCGGTTTTTGTTGACGTCTCCCATGATCGGCTCCTGTTGTCACTGGAGGCGGTTGCCACAGCTCTTACAGACAAGACCCGCATCGTGGTCGTCTCGCACCTTTACGGTCAGATCGCCCGAACCGAAGCGCTCAACACTCTGCTGAAGGATCGCGGCATTGCCATTGTCGAGGATGGCTCGGATGCCTTCACGGCCCTCGGCACTCTTGAAGCTCCCGCAGAGCATTGCGACATGCTCGTGGCCTGCCTGCCGGGCTTGCGTGAAAGCGAAGGAGACCTCCCCGGCTTCATCGTCACCCGCACCCAGCGATATCATCAACTGCTCGATATCTGGACACGGCAGACCGACGTATCGGAACGGATTTTCAGTGAGGAAGATCCGGAAATGCCGGAAGCGCCCTTCATTGATCTCATCGCCGGGCTCAACCTTGTTGATGACAAACGGCTGTGTCATGCCCTGAATAGCCTGCCGGACCTGCAACAGACGATTGATCAGCAAGTTGCGCTTTATGATGAACTGCTGGACGGGCTGCCGGTGCGCCGTCTGGGCACACGAACCGAAAGCCCCCGTCATCTGGTGAGCTACCCCATCCATATTCAGGCCCAACATCGGGATGGATTGTTCGAAAAGATTCGTTTGGAAGGGTTCGAAGTCTATCGAAGCTATCGAAATTTGAGTGAGTTGCAGTTTTTCTCACGTCAGGTTTCACAACCGATTTGCCCAGTGGCGTCAAAGTGGTCCTATGGCGCCTTCAGTTTACCCACAGGGCCTCACATTGGACGGCGTGAGCAGCATTTTTTAGTACAGTCAGTAAAAAATTACTTCGAGCAAACTTAG